A window of Clostridia bacterium genomic DNA:
GAACAATCGCTTGTTTCTTTCAAGCGAACGATAAAACCTTCGGTTTTTTGCCTTCCGAAGGGAACTTTGACCCGATCACCCGCGGAAACGGGCATATCGTTCGGGACGGAATAATCGAAGATCCGATCGATCTCGCTCGTGGAAATATCCACGATGACTTCCGCGATCATACGGTCTTTAACCGATCGAGGATCACGTCCGCGACGGCGATCTTCGGCATCTTTTCATAGGGCGTTACTTCGCCCGTTTTCTCAATGATCGTCACGATATTCGTGTCGGTATTGAAGCCCGCGCCCTCTTTCGTTACGTCGTTCGCGACGACGAGATCCGCGTTCTTTTTCAACAATTTGCCGCGCGCGTTTTCAAGAAGGTTTTCGGTCTCCGCGCTGAAAATCGCGAGTTTGGTTTCGGGCTTTTTGATCCGACCGACTTCTTTGGCGATGTCGGGGGTCTTTTTGAGCTTCAAAACGAGTTCGTCCGATTTTACTTTATTTTCAAAGGTCTCGCACGGCGCGTAATCCGCGGGAGCCGCCGCCATAACGACGAAATCCGCGTCCTTCACCCGCTCGGTGACCGCGCGAAACATATCTTCGGTAGAAGAGACGTAGACGACGTCTTTGACGTTATCGGGAATCTTCGCTTTAATGCTTCCCGCTATCAGAGTTACGTCCGCGCCGCGATCCGCAAACCGCTCCGCGATCGCGATGCCCATTTTCCCGCTGCTGTGGTTGGAAAGGAAACGAACGCCGTCGATATTTTCCACCGTCGCGCCTGCGGTAACGATCGCCTTTTTGCCAAGAAAATCGAGATTCAAGTCCAAAACTTCGCGAACCTTTTCCGCGATCTCATCCGGCTCGACCATTTTACCGACGCCGACGTCCCCGCAGGCAAGCCTGCCCGACACGGGAGAAAGGACGATCGCGCCCTTTTCTTTAACGGCGGCTAAGTTTTCCTGAAAAACCGCGTCCTCATACATCGCCGTATTCATCGCGGGGCAAAGGATCTTCGGAGCCTTGGACGCGAGATAGGTCGTCGTCAGCATATCGTCGCAAACGCCGTGCGCGATCTTTCCGATGAAATTCGCGGTCGCGGGAGCTATGACGACGACTTCCGAGCTTTTGGCAAGAGAAACGTGCTCCACTTCCCACTCGCGGTCGCGGCGAAACATATTCGCGGTCACGGGGTTTTTGGAGAGCGTCTCAAAGGTCAGCGGCGTTACGAACTCCTTCGCGTGGTCGGTCATGAGGACGTGAACGTCGCAGCCCATTTTCACAAGCGCGCTGACGAGGTAGGCAGATTTATAGGCGGCGATCCCGCCCGTTACGCCCACGAGGACTTTCTTTTTCATTACTCTCTCGTGATGATAATTTTTCCTTCGTAGATCTCTTTCGCGGCGACGGAGATCGGCTTTTGCTTGGTCGCGACGAGCATATCGCCTTCCTGCTGCAAAAGTTGTCTCGCTCTCTTCGCCACGCCGCAGACGAGCATATAGCGGCATTCGGTCTTTTTGATAAGCTTATCAATAGGCGGGTCGATCATCATAGTTTCAGTTCCTCCCAAAATAATTCTTTTTTACGTTCGCGAGGGAATCTTTCAGCCCCTCCGCGAGAATAATGCTTTTTACTTTTTCCACGGCGTCTTCCAAGACGTCGTTCACGACGAAGTACTCGTAGCCATCCGCTTGGTCGAATTCCCGCTCGACTTCGGATTGACGGCGGGCGATCTCTTCGGGCGTCTCGCTTCCTCTGCCGACGATGCGACCGGTCAACGCTTCCAAAGACGGCGGTAAAACGTAGATCAAAACGGCTTCGGGGATCCTCTCTTTTACGTTCTTTCCGCCTTGCATCTCGATTTCGAGGATGACGTTCTTTCCGTCCGAAAGCACCCGTTCGACTTCGGAGAACAACGTCCCGTAACGATGAGTGAATTTATCCACCGTTTCGAG
This region includes:
- the gmk gene encoding guanylate kinase encodes the protein MKQGKVFVISGPSGVGKGTICRVLMEKYPYLAATTVSATTRKPRPGEIDGVHYYYKTNEEFDKMVKDGLFLETVDKFTHRYGTLFSEVERVLSDGKNVILEIEMQGGKNVKERIPEAVLIYVLPPSLEALTGRIVGRGSETPEEIARRQSEVEREFDQADGYEYFVVNDVLEDAVEKVKSIILAEGLKDSLANVKKNYFGRN
- the coaBC gene encoding bifunctional phosphopantothenoylcysteine decarboxylase/phosphopantothenate--cysteine ligase CoaBC, with protein sequence MKKKVLVGVTGGIAAYKSAYLVSALVKMGCDVHVLMTDHAKEFVTPLTFETLSKNPVTANMFRRDREWEVEHVSLAKSSEVVVIAPATANFIGKIAHGVCDDMLTTTYLASKAPKILCPAMNTAMYEDAVFQENLAAVKEKGAIVLSPVSGRLACGDVGVGKMVEPDEIAEKVREVLDLNLDFLGKKAIVTAGATVENIDGVRFLSNHSSGKMGIAIAERFADRGADVTLIAGSIKAKIPDNVKDVVYVSSTEDMFRAVTERVKDADFVVMAAAPADYAPCETFENKVKSDELVLKLKKTPDIAKEVGRIKKPETKLAIFSAETENLLENARGKLLKKNADLVVANDVTKEGAGFNTDTNIVTIIEKTGEVTPYEKMPKIAVADVILDRLKTV
- the rpoZ gene encoding DNA-directed RNA polymerase subunit omega, whose translation is MMIDPPIDKLIKKTECRYMLVCGVAKRARQLLQQEGDMLVATKQKPISVAAKEIYEGKIIITRE